One genomic region from Blastococcus sp. Marseille-P5729 encodes:
- a CDS encoding DUF5703 family protein, protein MNQPISYEDQWEYAPVRIPRGTGIKSAAQMLSAQAGVGGWELARLLKYSDGTRKVIMRRRRRHEHLPRPIL, encoded by the coding sequence ATGAATCAGCCGATCTCGTACGAGGACCAGTGGGAGTACGCGCCGGTGCGCATCCCCAGGGGCACGGGCATCAAGAGCGCCGCCCAGATGCTGTCGGCGCAAGCCGGCGTCGGCGGCTGGGAGCTGGCCCGGCTACTGAAGTACTCCGACGGAACGCGCAAGGTGATCATGCGCCGTCGCCGCCGCCACGAGCATCTCCCCCGCCCCATCCTGTAG
- a CDS encoding AAA family ATPase, protein MAEIRRAQWPVDADRVFAAFCDAGLWPHLGISSAADLPKAGIVRADLVSRDSLLRLPKTGAKRAERLLSGWLGVQPLYDVVRMLVPAGIPARAAQALIDEVGDDCVRLIENDPWRIVGIRGIDVADADGVARSVLGSLDRQDPRRARAVVADAVRQEAASGHTEVAIEEVLGAVAAAGIHDPEHAVAVAVDEDLVVRRTDDLIALKEYADAEHSIAVDISRIAASAQKWGKKSSLANAVEGLDEKQAEAVELVMTSGVSVLTGGPGTGKSRTVRSVVELARMHDKEVALAAPTGRAAKRLGELAGGEGMTVHRMLGAQGRDGGFLRGWEDPIPADIVVVDESSMLDVLLAAALFDAVQDGAHVLIVGDVAQLPSIGPGRVLGDLIESGVVPVTELTRLYRQAEGGQIAALAAEVRQGVLPPVDDPTREVVVVGARGSAEAAHRTRQLVTDSIPRVFGFDASDIQVVTPVHRGPAGTKELNLALKKQLNPGPGAVSGFDVGDRVVATANHLDASPFGYANGEVGTVVGTGEKSLTVEFSSGIAEISGKALGDLLHGWAITVHRAQGSEWPAVVAVVPPESGRLLVRPLVYTAFTRAQKHLSIVHGSGPALAYAVRQKAARPRLTSLTARLRERVASTSRGPRHGRGA, encoded by the coding sequence GTGGCCGAGATTCGGCGGGCGCAGTGGCCGGTGGACGCCGACCGCGTCTTCGCGGCCTTCTGCGACGCGGGCCTGTGGCCGCATCTCGGGATCTCCAGCGCCGCCGACCTGCCCAAGGCCGGGATCGTGCGCGCCGACCTGGTGAGCCGCGATTCGTTGCTGCGGCTGCCGAAGACCGGTGCGAAACGCGCCGAGCGGCTGCTGTCGGGCTGGCTGGGCGTCCAACCGCTCTATGACGTCGTACGGATGCTCGTACCCGCGGGCATCCCGGCCCGTGCGGCGCAGGCGCTGATCGACGAGGTGGGCGACGACTGCGTCCGGCTGATCGAGAACGACCCGTGGCGGATCGTCGGCATCCGCGGCATCGACGTCGCGGACGCCGACGGAGTCGCCCGTTCGGTCCTCGGCTCGCTGGACCGGCAAGACCCGCGGCGCGCTCGCGCGGTCGTCGCCGACGCGGTGCGGCAAGAGGCGGCCAGCGGCCACACGGAGGTGGCGATCGAGGAGGTTCTCGGCGCGGTCGCCGCGGCCGGCATCCACGACCCCGAGCACGCGGTCGCGGTGGCCGTCGACGAGGACCTCGTCGTCCGTCGTACCGACGATCTCATCGCGCTCAAGGAGTACGCCGACGCCGAGCACTCCATCGCTGTCGACATCTCCCGGATCGCCGCCAGCGCCCAGAAGTGGGGCAAGAAGAGCTCACTAGCGAACGCCGTCGAGGGGCTGGATGAGAAGCAGGCCGAGGCGGTCGAGCTGGTGATGACATCGGGCGTGAGCGTCCTGACGGGAGGGCCCGGCACCGGCAAGTCGCGCACCGTACGCTCCGTCGTCGAGCTGGCCCGAATGCACGACAAGGAGGTCGCGCTGGCCGCGCCGACCGGCCGCGCCGCCAAGCGTCTGGGCGAGCTCGCCGGCGGCGAGGGGATGACGGTGCACCGCATGCTCGGGGCGCAGGGCCGCGACGGTGGATTCCTTCGTGGGTGGGAAGATCCCATCCCGGCCGACATCGTGGTCGTCGACGAGTCCTCGATGCTCGACGTCCTGCTGGCGGCGGCGCTGTTCGACGCCGTGCAGGACGGCGCTCACGTGCTGATCGTCGGGGACGTGGCGCAGCTGCCGTCGATCGGGCCTGGGCGAGTCCTGGGCGACCTGATCGAGTCCGGGGTCGTGCCGGTCACAGAGCTCACGCGGCTCTACCGCCAGGCCGAGGGCGGTCAGATCGCGGCGCTGGCGGCCGAGGTGCGCCAAGGCGTGCTGCCGCCCGTGGACGACCCGACTCGTGAGGTGGTCGTCGTCGGTGCGCGGGGATCCGCCGAGGCGGCCCACCGCACCCGCCAGCTCGTCACCGACTCGATCCCACGCGTGTTCGGGTTCGATGCCTCCGACATCCAGGTCGTCACGCCGGTGCACCGCGGACCGGCGGGCACCAAGGAGCTCAACCTGGCCCTGAAGAAACAGCTCAACCCCGGGCCGGGCGCCGTGTCGGGGTTCGACGTCGGGGACCGGGTGGTCGCCACCGCCAACCACCTCGACGCGTCGCCGTTCGGTTACGCGAACGGTGAGGTCGGTACCGTCGTCGGCACCGGGGAGAAGTCCCTCACCGTCGAGTTCTCGTCTGGGATCGCCGAGATATCAGGAAAGGCGCTCGGCGACCTGCTGCACGGCTGGGCAATCACCGTCCATCGCGCACAGGGGTCGGAGTGGCCCGCAGTGGTCGCCGTGGTGCCGCCGGAGTCGGGCCGGCTGCTGGTGCGCCCGTTGGTCTACACGGCCTTCACGCGTGCCCAGAAGCACCTGTCGATCGTGCACGGCTCGGGCCCCGCCCTGGCGTACGCCGTCCGGCAGAAGGCCGCCCGGCCCAGGCTGACCTCGCTGACGGCTCGGCTGCGTGAGCGTGTCGCCTCGACCAGCCGCGGACCTCGGCACGGGCGTGGTGCATAG